One part of the Vicia villosa cultivar HV-30 ecotype Madison, WI linkage group LG6, Vvil1.0, whole genome shotgun sequence genome encodes these proteins:
- the LOC131612231 gene encoding DNA-directed RNA polymerase III subunit RPC8-like, which produces MFYLSKIEHKLALPPSLLSLPIGEAIHTELERLFLDKVIANLGLCVSVYDIISIEGGAIFPGDGAPTYLVVFNLIMFRPFPGEIITAKLVSSNADGLRLSIGFFDDIYIPTHHMPNPNHYEAENSNKGTWYWDFDENDLSLGINYSDEIKFQVQSVSYPPIPVEQPKESKPFAPMLVSGSLDQDGLGPVSWW; this is translated from the exons ATGTTTTATCTCAGTAAGATTGAGCATAAATTGGCCTTGCCTccatctcttctttctcttcccaTTGGAGAAGCCATACACACGGAGCTTGAGAGGCTTTTCTTGGATAAG GTTATTGCAAACTTGGGCCTTTGCGTATCTGTTTATGATATCATATCCATCGAAGGTGGGGCTATCTTCCCTGGTGACGGTGCTCCGACCTACCTG GTGGtatttaatttgattatgttTCGTCCATTTCCGGGGGAGATTATTACTGCAAAACTTGTTTCATCTAATGCTGATGGCTTGCGCT TATCCATTGGATTCTTTGATGACATTTACATTCCTACTCATCACATGCCCAATCCAAACCATTATGAAGCAGAAAATAG CAACAAAGGCACATGGTATTGGGATTTTGATGAAAATGATTTATCACTTGGTATTAATTATTCTGACGAG ATTAAATTCCAAGTTCAAAGTGTGAGTTACCCTCCAATTCCAGTTGAGCAACCAAAAGAATCAAAGCCATTTGCTCCAATGTTGGTTAGT GGATCGTTAGATCAAGATGGTTTGGGTCCTGTTTCTTGGTGGTGA